AAAAAAATCAATAGCAAAGCTATTCTAGTACCTTAAATCACTTTTTAGTCAGATTAAATTGAGAAGTTTATGAATATTGGAAGTCTATTATCTAAGATTATTAGTAGACCATCGTACTTAGATTAATGTCATGATCTAATATCAGGTATTTATTATTCGTTAGTATGTTTGCAAAAACGCAAACAATTGTATAATTTTAGCGTAATAGCAAATGAGAGTTATTGCCAAAAGAACATTACGAGAGTTTTGGGAAAAGCATAGTGATGCTCAGTCTGCTTTGGAAGAGTGGTATCTGAAAGCTGAGCGAGCGAATTGGCAAAATCCAAACGATATTATCAGCAATATCTCCAACGCTCGCTATTTAGGTGACAATAAGTTCTCATCTAAAATAAAGGGTAACCAGTACCGATTAATTGTCAAGGCAAATTTTGCGTATCAAGTAGTTTATATCCGGTTTATTGGTACTCACGACGGATACGATAAAATTGACGTAACGAAGTTATGAGCCACAAAATAATCTTACATAAACCAATTCGAAATGAAGAAGAGTTAAATGCGGCTTTTGCTCGCATTGACGAACTTATGAATGCTCAACTTGGCACTCCTACAGGAGAAGAACTAGATTTGCTTAGCGAGTTGGTGTGGGCTTATGAACAGCGACATTATCCTATCGGCGCCCCTGATCCCATTGACTTATTAAACTTAAAAATTGAAGCGGGCGAAATTACTTTGGAACAATTAAAAGAAGTCCTACCCAATCGTTCCACACGCTCTCAAATACTTAATAAGCATCGCCGTATTACCACACAAGCGGCCACAGAAATGGTTAACCGTCGCTGGATACCTGCCGAATCCTTTTTTCTAACTTCGTATTGGAATTCTTTAGATTGAAATAGTAAAACTCATTGTATCCCACAGTCTCTGAACTATATTTCCTATTGATGTACAGCATTGCTGTTTCCTTGCTTTTATTGTTAGCTTCACCTGCTATGAGTCAAGATACCACCCTTCACATTCAACCTACTGAAAATTTTGAGATTGACGGTGAGGGTAGTTATTCCGCCTGGAGTAAAACTGAGTGGGTAACGCTATTGCTCCAGCACGGTCCATCGCAAGAACTACTCACTCAAGCCAAAGTACTGTACTCCGAAACGGGTATTTATTTTCTGATGCAGTGCGAAGATGAGCAACTCACTGCTACGCTGACCGAAGATTTTTCTGATTTATACAAAGAAGATGTGGTAGAAGTCTTTCTGTGGACGGATGAAGCTCAACCGCTTTACTTCGAGTACGAGCTTTCTCCTCTGAACTACGAGTTACCCATTATCATCCCCAACCGCGATGGTACGTTTTTTGGCTGGCGACCCTGGCACTACGAAGGCGAACGACGCACCCGTCACGCTACTTCCGTACAGGGTGGAGAGAGGGAAAGCATGGCAAAAGCTAGCGGCTGGACGGCGGAATTCTTCATCCCTTACGCTTTACTTAAACCATTGGGAAATGTTCCACCCCAAGCAGGCACTCGCTGGCGAGGTAATTTGTACCGAATAGACTATGATTTGGATGAGCCTCGCTACTGGCAGTGGCAACCTACCTCGGGTAGTTTCCATGAATATCAGAAGTTCGGTACCTTTGTGTTTGAATAATTTTCTGTATTTCCGTTATCTCTAGTGCGTACGCGTTTAACGCAGCATAACAATTTCAATCCACAGTTGGCAGTAAAAATTCCCTCGGGGATTAAAATAGAATTATTATTGATACACCTCTCGGTAACGCTCTACTAGCCAAGCTAATTCCGCACCGTTAGTAGAAGATATTTTTTCCTGTTTAGCAAACTCCTCAAGTTCAAGAGAGTGATAGCAAAGCAAGTAGATAAGATGCTCTACTGACTTTACCATAACTATATCGCTTTCAGACCTTATCAAATAGTGCTGGTCATCCTTACGATCAAAACGAAGAGGTACTGAGAGTCCCACGCTCATTTTAGTCACGATAGCCGGAAATTGAGAGTTCCATATTCTTACAAATCCTGATAGGTCTAAGTTATTGCTTTCATCCAGGTAGATAAACGCTTCACCTCCAATGGTCACACTATCGAACCGATTTGGTGTAGCAAAAGCATAAATTGAGTCATTATTGATGTATTGCAGTTCGTCGTGATAAAGGTTCAGCCTCATCGGGATGTTGGTAAACTTGGTTTTATTATCAAAATATACCGTCCCAGGCAGGAAATCGTCGTAGAGAAACCGACTTCCCTTGATAGCATCAATTTCGTAACCGGAATTAGCGTCTTGGCCAATTGCCGAATAAGTTAGCG
This region of Tunicatimonas pelagia genomic DNA includes:
- a CDS encoding carbohydrate-binding family 9-like protein yields the protein MSQDTTLHIQPTENFEIDGEGSYSAWSKTEWVTLLLQHGPSQELLTQAKVLYSETGIYFLMQCEDEQLTATLTEDFSDLYKEDVVEVFLWTDEAQPLYFEYELSPLNYELPIIIPNRDGTFFGWRPWHYEGERRTRHATSVQGGERESMAKASGWTAEFFIPYALLKPLGNVPPQAGTRWRGNLYRIDYDLDEPRYWQWQPTSGSFHEYQKFGTFVFE
- a CDS encoding helix-turn-helix domain-containing protein gives rise to the protein MSHKIILHKPIRNEEELNAAFARIDELMNAQLGTPTGEELDLLSELVWAYEQRHYPIGAPDPIDLLNLKIEAGEITLEQLKEVLPNRSTRSQILNKHRRITTQAATEMVNRRWIPAESFFLTSYWNSLD
- a CDS encoding type II toxin-antitoxin system HigB family toxin, which produces MRVIAKRTLREFWEKHSDAQSALEEWYLKAERANWQNPNDIISNISNARYLGDNKFSSKIKGNQYRLIVKANFAYQVVYIRFIGTHDGYDKIDVTKL